The following is a genomic window from Sorex araneus isolate mSorAra2 chromosome 10, mSorAra2.pri, whole genome shotgun sequence.
GCAGCTGGAGGAGGCGCTGGAGGCCCTGCGGAGCGAGCGGGAGCAGAAGAACAGCCTGCGCAAGGAGCTGGCGCAGCACGCGGCGCCCGGCGACCACCCGCTCAGCCTGGCGGTGGACGGGCTCAAGCTGGCGGACGAGGGCGCGGAGCCCAACAACGACGAGCAGCTCAACGGGCACCTGCACGGGCCCCTGAAGCTGCCCGGGGAGTTCCGGGCGCCCGCCCTGCGCAAGGCCGAGTCGCTGCTCAGCGAGCTGAACATCTCCGAGATCCAGAAGCTGAAGCAGCAGCTGGTGCAGGTACCGCGGGGTCGCGGGCAGGGCGCTCGCGGCGCGCGGCTTCAGACACGGTTCTGCGGGGAGGACCCTCCGAGGCTGGAGGCAGCACAGGCCGTGTGGGGTCCTTTGGGTGCCCGCGTGCATCTCCCTTGGGCCGGTGGTGGGCTGGGGCCCTCGGCTCTGCAGGACTCTCTCCCGTGGTGGGTCTGGGACGGTCGCTGGCgtcgggggctgtgggggaggctCCAGCTCGCAGATGCTGGGCTGAGGCCGTCTTGGCGGCCGCGTCCCCAGCGTGCACGGGCCGGCACTCGCCTGCCCAGAGTGCACAGCAGCTGCCCGCCGCTCAGCCGGGGGTCCGCTCCAGTCCGGGTGTGGGCCAGGCTCAGCCAGCTGTGCTGTCCGGCTTCCTGCCTGACCCACACGAGCTGCTGATAGcactgtgtgtgtgcgcacgcgtgtatgtgtgtgtgtgcatgtatgtgcatgcatgtgtgtgtgtgcatgtatgtgtgtgtatatgcgtatgtggggtgtgtgtgtgtgtgtgtgtgtgtgtgtgtgtgtaagtgcagGGGTGCGGCAGTGCCCCCACCTGGCCTTGTCAGAGCCAGTGAGGGCAGCCGTGGGTGGCCGAAGCAGCTCCTGTCCCTGAGTCCCCTGCAGACGTGGAGCTGacagggacagagccaggaccGCCCGGGGCGTGGCCTGGGAGTCACTGTGGCCACTGGGAAATCGCCGGGTGCCGGGCCTGGGGGGCAGTGTTGCCGGCGCCAGGCGCCTTGTCCGTCCAGGCCAGGGCTGGCCGGGCCCAGACCTACCACCGGGCCCCGCGGGATCACGTAGCTGCAGCCGGGCACCTCCTGGGCAGCTTTGGAAACCCCCTCCCAGATCCAGGGGCAGCTCTCTGCCCGGCTGGGGGGTCCCGAGCCACACTCTCTGGGGCTCCCTTCTCCACCCCGAGGGCAGGGGCTGGCACTGGCCCCTCTGCCTGCCGGCACGAGGCCGGCCCTGAGCGGAGGCGCCCTGCAGAGGGAGTGTGGCTGGAAGGAGGTTCTGTCCCCGCCGGCTGGCACCAGGCCTGTGCCAGGCTCCGGGCTGCAGGAAGCTGCGTCTGCCGGCGGGGGACAGGCCCCAGAGGGACCCCGACGGGCAGGTCCTTCTGGGTCACAAGGCCAGTTGCAGGTTCCAGATTCAGCCAGTCCCACCGACTTCCATGTGCATGAAGACACGCAGCCACGCGTGTGAAAGTCGGGCTCGGCTGGAAGCAGCACGTGGCAGAGGGTGTGCCCTGGCttttgcccccagccccagcctgccaagGCCGTGCCCAGCAGTGGTCACAGGTGGGAGCTCACGCCTGTCCCCTCCGCCAGCCCCAGGGCGCGGCTGGACGTGAGCGGGGAACCATGGGCCCGGCTGGACTCAGTGTTTCTTGAGAGTCCAGGCCCCCCGCACGGCACTGGGAGAGCCTCACGGGGCCGCTTCAGTCGGCCTCGGGACGCCTCGGGCCCCTGGCGCTGACTGAGAGGCTGGGCTGCCTCACTGgctctgggggtgcccagggggtgCCCACCGCCCCAGTTGGTGGCGCCTTCCTGGTTCTCCGGCTCGTGTGGTGTTGTCTGAATGTCCCACCCGGCGTCTCTCCCCGGAGCACTGTCCACTGCTCACTCTAGACTCGCTGGGTCCAGTGCTGGTCCTCGCGGGCAGCTTCTGGGTCAGGCTTCCTGGCAGCTGTTGGTCTGCGGTTTCCGTGTAGCGGTTGTTAGTTTTGGTCTCAGAGGAACACTGACACGTAGGATGCATTTCTAAGGGCCCCAGAGAGCTCCCAGCTGACTGACGGTGTGTGAGTGCAGTGTGTGAGAGACAGACGCACACGAAGACCGACCCggacataaacacacaaacacaaacacacacatatgcatgcacacacatacacacaaatacacacaaacatgcaaacacatgcactcatgcacacgcatacccacatgcacacacatgcacacaaatacacacaaacatgcaaacacatgtacacacatgcacaaacacacacaaatacatacacacacatcgcatgtacgcatgtgcacacacaaacacgcacacacacacatgcacgcacatgcacagacacacacagcctgcTGTGCTCCCTGAGCGTCCTGTGCTGGCCTTTCTTCGTGGTGCTTTGCCAGGACGCGGACGTGTGTCTGTCGGCAGGGAAAGGGCGGCCGCCTCGCGGCCTGGGCGCTGACTCCCGCACGAGCAGAGGCAGCGGGTGGACGGAAACAGCCTCTGACGGTTGTGTGTCGAAAGAAATGGGTCTGGGGCCGTGGGGAGAGTAGCCTGGCTCTCCTCGGGCGCAGCCCAGGGTTCGAGCTGGAGTCCTGCTGGCTGCGCCTCGCCGTCTGCTGGGTCACGCTCCTTCCCCTGCGCCCTCGCCAGGCGCCCCCCAGCTCCTGCTCGGCCCCTCAGCTGCCCagctctgtcctttctccctgccctgGACGGTCCCCCTGAACCTCCGTGAGTCCAGCCCTGCCCGGACTGCAGCTCAGGCAGCTCCGGGCCCGAGTCCGTCGGCCTCACTGACCCGCGGGCAGGAGGCCCGCCCAGGGGCCTCAGGCGCCAGAAGCAGCGTGACGAGCCGGGCTCGGGTGACGGCGCCTCCCTGGGGCGCGCCTGACCTGGCGGCGTGGTGACGGCAGCTCGCCCCGCGGGGGCCGCCCACCCACGGTTTGTGCGGGATGTCCGGGGCCGAGAGTCCACACTGCCAAGTGCTACTGTGCCTTAATGATCCCGACTCAGGCATTTCACTCCCGGGAGCTCAGAAGCGCTGGGGGCCAATGTGGAGTGTGGGGGCGGCCCCTTCCTTCGGACGGGCAGACCCGCAGCCCAGCtttgtcccctgagcagctcTCACGGTTTTATTGCTCGTTTATTTTTAACAGTttgtttttgatgattttttattgaattaaagaaCAGTGACTTACAAAGTCATTGCTGGTTGCACCTACCCCAGCCCCAGGGTCAGCGACCCTTCTCCAGTGCTCACACCCCATCCTgcacacgtgcgcgcacacacacacacacacacacagagctgcctGCCCAATGCTCCCCCatcccaaacacacatacacacacacacacacacacacacatacacacacccctgcctgcccagTGCTGCCCCATCCTTccccctacacatacacacacctgcctgcccaGTGTTCCCCCatcccatacatacacacacacacgcgcacacacacacacctgcctgcccagtgctgccccatccttccccctacacacacacacacacacctgcctgcccagtgctcccctatcccaaacacacacacacacacacacacacacacacacacacacacacacacccctgcctgcccagTGCTGCCCAGGCCTCGTGTCCACAGTGTGCTTGAGTCTGTGTCTGGCTGTGTGGCTGCGTCACTGTCCCACAGGAGCCGAGAGGACGGTGCAGGTGTGGTCGGTAGCCGAGCCTCTCTGATGCCTGGACTGATGTAGTTACTTTTATCGGAAGACACTGAATTTATAAACCTGCAAAGACTCTTAACTCATAAATAATTCTCTCTATGGAGGGagagaatgttttattttattcccagGTAACGGTATGCTTTCtgctcatatttatttatttatttatttatttatttatttatttattttgtctttttgggtcacacccggtgatgctcaggggtcactcctggctctgcactcaggaattactcctggtggtgctcaggggactatatgggatgctgggaatcaaacccaggttggccacgtgcaagacaaatgctatccctgccgtgctatcgctccagcccctctgcctatTTTTAATGACAGAATAGAGACCCGATATTCTCAGTTCATAGTCATACCACCTGTATAGTAACAAAGCCAGTGTTACTCAGACTAATGGCTAGTTTTAAAAGTTCCCATTTGAAATGCTTTGTAAACTGTTCTTATAGATCTAAGACTCCACATTCTCTGCCTTTTATATTACAGACTTTCAAATTGTTGCGGGTGTATTTGGGGGATTAAGTGCTTATCCTAAGGCAGCGGTTTCAGTAGTTGGTTTTACTTAATTAAGCGGCTGGGCGCTGGGAAAGAGAGCCGCCTCTCCCTGCCGGGGACACGGgtgccccagagcccaggggagaGGCTGTCTTCGGCCCCTGCTTCTCTTGAAGCCGAATCCTGTTTCAGGGTGTTACGGGACTGTGGAGTGTCTGAGACGCTTTCGGCTGGCGTGAGTGTGCGAGGCGTGTGGGAGAGCGAGCTGGGCCCATGTGCATTGCGTGATCCCTCCGGAGGGCCCCCACTCAGGCTCAGTCGGAACCGGGGGTCTTGGCCACGATGCCGTCCCAGGCCCGGGTCCGTCCTTGCGTGGATCATCCGTGCTGTTCCCTCGAACGGTCTTGTCGGTGCATCTGGGAAGGCGCCACGTGGCCAGGGCccaggcggggccggggccggtggTCCCGGGTGTGGCGCCAGGCTGTCCGGACCCTCACGCCCTCTCCCCCGACAGGTGGAGCGGGAGAAGGCCACCCTGCTGGCCAGCCTGCAGGAGTCGCAGACGCAGCTGGAGCACACCAAGGGCGCGCTGACGGAGCAGCACGCACGCGTGCACCGGCTCACGGAACACGTCAACGCCATGCGGAGCCTGCGCGGCGAGCCCAGGCCCGAGCCGGATGGGGAGAAGGGCCAGGAGCCGGACGGGGAGGCCCACGACTACGAGGTGGACATCAACGGCCTCGAGGTCCTGGAGTGCAAGTACCGGGTGGCCGTGACCGAGGTCATCGGCCTCAAGGCCGAGATCAAGGCGCTGAAGGAGAAGTACAACCAGGCGCTGGAGACCTTCAGCGAGGAGAAGAGCCGCTACGAGGGCCGCGTGCAGTGCTACGCCGCGCAGGTGAGCGGCCTGGAGAAGGCGGCCCGGGACAGCGGGGACAAGGCCGAGCGCGCCGAGCGGGAGCTGCAGCGGGTCAGCGGCCTGGCCAGCGAGAGCCACGGCACGCTGAGCGCGGCCCAGGACGAGCTGGTGACGTTCAGCGAGGAGCTGGCCCAGCTCTACCACCACGTGTGCCTGTGCAACAACGAGACGCCCAGCCGGGTGGTGCTCGACTACTACCGCCAGAGCCGGGCCACGCGCAGCGGCAGCCTCAAGGGCCCCGATGACCCCCGGGCGCTGCtgtccccgcgcccggcccggcgcgccGCCGCCTCGGACACGCAGGCCCCCGCCGAGGCGGCCCCTGGGCCGGGCGCGGAGCCGGCCAAGACGCCCAGCGTGTCCCCGGTCCTGGCCGCCCCGCCCTCCTCGCCCGTGCTGGACTCCAGCGACCTGCGCAAGGAGCCCATGAACATCCACAACCTGCACGCCATCGTCCGCGACCAGATCCGGCACCTGCAGAAGGCCGTGGACCGCTCCCTGCAGCTGTCGCGGCAGCGGGCGGCCGCGCGGGAGCTGGCGCCCGTGGCCGACAAGGACAAGGAGGCCCTGATGGAGGAGCTGCTCAAGCTCAAGGCCCTGCTGAGCACCAAGCGCGAGCAGATCGCCACGCTGCGGGCCGTGCTGAAGGCCAACAAGCAGGTGACCTGCCCCACGTGGCCCAGGCGTGGCTGCCCTGCTGGTGGGGCTCCAAGCGGGAgctggtgggggatggagaggggcAGATGGCCCGGCCCGGCGCACACCTGCATCTCAGGGTGCCCGGGGCTGCTTCATGCGAGCCCCCAGCTGAGCCCTCGTGCTGGTGACCAGCAAGTTTCCCGTCCAAGTGCTCGTGTGCCGGGTCCGTGGGAAGCCGGCAGCGCAGTGCTGGTGCC
Proteins encoded in this region:
- the BICD1 gene encoding protein bicaudal D homolog 1 isoform X6 — its product is MAADEALPSAEQYQAEIERLSRELSETTHEKIQAAEYGLVVLEEKLALKQHYDELEADYDALKRELDQLREAFGQSFSVHRKVAEDGETREETLLAESASKEAYYLGKILDMQAELKQSRAVVTNAQAESERLAALVQDLKESNEMVELQRIRMKEEIREYKFREARLLQDYTELEEENITLQKLVSTLKQNQVEYEGLKHEIKRSEEEAALLNSQLEDALRLKEIAEQQLEEALEALRSEREQKNSLRKELAQHAAPGDHPLSLAVDGLKLADEGAEPNNDEQLNGHLHGPLKLPGEFRAPALRKAESLLSELNISEIQKLKQQLVQVEREKATLLASLQESQTQLEHTKGALTEQHARVHRLTEHVNAMRSLRGEPRPEPDGEKGQEPDGEAHDYEVDINGLEVLECKYRVAVTEVIGLKAEIKALKEKYNQALETFSEEKSRYEGRVQCYAAQVSGLEKAARDSGDKAERAERELQRVSGLASESHGTLSAAQDELVTFSEELAQLYHHVCLCNNETPSRVVLDYYRQSRATRSGSLKGPDDPRALLSPRPARRAAASDTQAPAEAAPGPGAEPAKTPSVSPVLAAPPSSPVLDSSDLRKEPMNIHNLHAIVRDQIRHLQKAVDRSLQLSRQRAAARELAPVADKDKEALMEELLKLKALLSTKREQIATLRAVLKANKQTAEVALANLKNKYENEKAMVTETMTKLRNELKALKEDAATFSSLRAMFATRCDEYVTQLDEMQRQLAAAEDEKKTLNTLLRMAIQQKLALTQRLEDLEFDHEQSRRSKGKAGRSRLGSPKC
- the BICD1 gene encoding protein bicaudal D homolog 1 isoform X5; translation: MAADEALPSAEQYQAEIERLSRELSETTHEKIQAAEYGLVVLEEKLALKQHYDELEADYDALKRELDQLREAFGQSFSVHRKVAEDGETREETLLAESASKEAYYLGKILDMQAELKQSRAVVTNAQAESERLAALVQDLKESNEMVELQRIRMKEEIREYKFREARLLQDYTELEEENITLQKLVSTLKQNQVEYEGLKHEIKRSEEEAALLNSQLEDALRLKEIAEQQLEEALEALRSEREQKNSLRKELAQHAAPGDHPLSLAVDGLKLADEGAEPNNDEQLNGHLHGPLKLPGEFRAPALRKAESLLSELNISEIQKLKQQLVQVEREKATLLASLQESQTQLEHTKGALTEQHARVHRLTEHVNAMRSLRGEPRPEPDGEKGQEPDGEAHDYEVDINGLEVLECKYRVAVTEVIGLKAEIKALKEKYNQALETFSEEKSRYEGRVQCYAAQVSGLEKAARDSGDKAERAERELQRVSGLASESHGTLSAAQDELVTFSEELAQLYHHVCLCNNETPSRVVLDYYRQSRATRSGSLKGPDDPRALLSPRPARRAAASDTQAPAEAAPGPGAEPAKTPSVSPVLAAPPSSPVLDSSDLRKEPMNIHNLHAIVRDQIRHLQKAVDRSLQLSRQRAAARELAPVADKDKEALMEELLKLKALLSTKREQIATLRAVLKANKQTAEVALANLKNKYENEKAMVTETMTKLRNELKALKEDAATFSSLRAMFATRCDEYVTQLDEMQRQLAAAEDEKKTLNTLLRMAIQQKLALTQRLEDLEFDHEQSRRSKGKAGRSRLGSPKTILTFPL
- the BICD1 gene encoding protein bicaudal D homolog 1 isoform X4; protein product: MAADEALPSAEQYQAEIERLSRELSETTHEKIQAAEYGLVVLEEKLALKQHYDELEADYDALKRELDQLREAFGQSFSVHRKVAEDGETREETLLAESASKEAYYLGKILDMQAELKQSRAVVTNAQAESERLAALVQDLKESNEMVELQRIRMKEEIREYKFREARLLQDYTELEEENITLQKLVSTLKQNQVEYEGLKHEIKRSEEEAALLNSQLEDALRLKEIAEQQLEEALEALRSEREQKNSLRKELAQHAAPGDHPLSLAVDGLKLADEGAEPNNDEQLNGHLHGPLKLPGEFRAPALRKAESLLSELNISEIQKLKQQLVQVEREKATLLASLQESQTQLEHTKGALTEQHARVHRLTEHVNAMRSLRGEPRPEPDGEKGQEPDGEAHDYEVDINGLEVLECKYRVAVTEVIGLKAEIKALKEKYNQALETFSEEKSRYEGRVQCYAAQVSGLEKAARDSGDKAERAERELQRVSGLASESHGTLSAAQDELVTFSEELAQLYHHVCLCNNETPSRVVLDYYRQSRATRSGSLKGPDDPRALLSPRPARRAAASDTQAPAEAAPGPGAEPAKTPSVSPVLAAPPSSPVLDSSDLRKEPMNIHNLHAIVRDQIRHLQKAVDRSLQLSRQRAAARELAPVADKDKEALMEELLKLKALLSTKREQIATLRAVLKANKQTAEVALANLKNKYENEKAMVTETMTKLRNELKALKEDAATFSSLRAMFATRCDEYVTQLDEMQRQLAAAEDEKKTLNTLLRMAIQQKLALTQRLEDLEFDHEQSRRSKGKAGRSRLGSPKIVSSLLPPYRNSAHS
- the BICD1 gene encoding protein bicaudal D homolog 1 isoform X3; amino-acid sequence: MAADEALPSAEQYQAEIERLSRELSETTHEKIQAAEYGLVVLEEKLALKQHYDELEADYDALKRELDQLREAFGQSFSVHRKVAEDGETREETLLAESASKEAYYLGKILDMQAELKQSRAVVTNAQAESERLAALVQDLKESNEMVELQRIRMKEEIREYKFREARLLQDYTELEEENITLQKLVSTLKQNQVEYEGLKHEIKRSEEEAALLNSQLEDALRLKEIAEQQLEEALEALRSEREQKNSLRKELAQHAAPGDHPLSLAVDGLKLADEGAEPNNDEQLNGHLHGPLKLPGEFRAPALRKAESLLSELNISEIQKLKQQLVQVEREKATLLASLQESQTQLEHTKGALTEQHARVHRLTEHVNAMRSLRGEPRPEPDGEKGQEPDGEAHDYEVDINGLEVLECKYRVAVTEVIGLKAEIKALKEKYNQALETFSEEKSRYEGRVQCYAAQVSGLEKAARDSGDKAERAERELQRVSGLASESHGTLSAAQDELVTFSEELAQLYHHVCLCNNETPSRVVLDYYRQSRATRSGSLKGPDDPRALLSPRPARRAAASDTQAPAEAAPGPGAEPAKTPSVSPVLAAPPSSPVLDSSDLRKEPMNIHNLHAIVRDQIRHLQKAVDRSLQLSRQRAAARELAPVADKDKEALMEELLKLKALLSTKREQIATLRAVLKANKQTAEVALANLKNKYENEKAMVTETMTKLRNELKALKEDAATFSSLRAMFATRCDEYVTQLDEMQRQLAAAEDEKKTLNTLLRMAIQQKLALTQRLEDLEFDHEQSRRSKGKAGRSRLGSPKSRPGTAGASYRPSLLRGPPAPTSTDPVPRGPPRSQLLQGRRLGTEKCLTVAPAVSPRLSAACCPRTATVHTASREPSLPATQC